In a genomic window of Salvelinus sp. IW2-2015 unplaced genomic scaffold, ASM291031v2 Un_scaffold3511, whole genome shotgun sequence:
- the LOC112076004 gene encoding transmembrane channel-like protein 6 — protein sequence MKKSSLLVNCQASRKPWRASQMSTLFISLLCFPSFLGATVSLTYTIWTIKPSSGCGPFRNLPFMFHSGKQWAQELKSTNPKLAWLNWVHSCLVENPLFLFLMAGVFLMVIYVQTHILDGQRKIISLLQEQIENEGKDKKFLITRLQAIHEKRQYPLSPSSRPQPQGSEV from the exons ATGAAAAAG AGCAGTCTACTGGTGAACTGCCAGGCATCCAGGAAGCCGTGGAGAGCCAGTCAGATGAGcaccctcttcatctctctgctgtgtttcCCCTCCTTCCTCGGGGCCACCGTTTCTTTGACCTACACTATATGGAC gatTAAGCCCTCCTCTGGCTGTGGTCCTTTCAGGAACCTCCCCTTCATGTTCCACTCAGGCAAACAGTGGGCCCAGGAGCTGAAGAGTACCAACCCCAAGCTGGCCTGGCTCAACTGGGTACACAGCTGCTTGGTGGAGAACCCCCTCTTCCTGTTCCTGATGGCAGGTGTCTTTCT AATGGTCATTTACGTTCAGACCCAYATTTTAGACGGCCAAAGGAAAATAATCAGTCTGCTACAGGAgcaaatagaaaat GAGGGGAAGGACAAGAAGTTCTTAATTACTAGACTGCAGGCCATCCATGAGAAGAGGCAGTATCCACTGTCCCCTTCCTCCAGGCCTCAGCCACAGGGCAGTGAG GTTTAA